The Triticum aestivum cultivar Chinese Spring chromosome 6D, IWGSC CS RefSeq v2.1, whole genome shotgun sequence genomic sequence acctcgccaagcgagagagcgccgcaccggtttatatacccggctgcgactcccctcccaagctcctatcatatgcaggcagtacattgcctaactctcggcccctctgccccgtggggcctactagcagcagagatattctgcaccacgggcctgcatcctggcccatgaacggctgggttcctagtcgtatgtaggccgtggtgtatgaattctcctgctctggtaggtgggcactttttttggcatattgccatgtgttttgatcttcaaatcacacactaaattatacacatgctcacttgcattcaatacacatttttttgcatatatgacaagttaatgttttgaccttcaaatcacctaataaattttacacatgctcacttacatgtaatacacatggctattaatgggatttcaacaaaaatgaggccgtggtgtatgaattctgctcccacatgcatgccatggtcatggtagggtgtgcataaagtttgggatcatttggtgggaccggcaaggaaaacctccttcaaacttgccctccggcaaacccgaatggtccggcttgtacatggttcatgtggaggcatgcatgagatgaccccaactttttcggagcatgtgggcatggccaatgtggtcccccaagcaaggtgtgcacgaattcggacacaatACACACGTTGCATCATGTCGGGGCACTGTTCTAGGGTTTTATCGCTAACCTTGCAGGGTTAAGCTATGTATTTGAATCTAGAACCAAATTAACGCAACCTTAGAGTTGAAGAACTGGCTGATCCATATTCATTAATAATGCTCTATTTCCACTTCAAGCCGGCATAAACCTATATAACCAAAAGCCAGCATGGCCTGCAGTCTGCCTAACCCATCATCCTAGGCTTACGAAGTTCATGAGCACCGCAAAATAACAGCAACAACTACTAAAAAATCGCAACAAAGTAAAGGCCACATCTTCAGCAGCAAGTAGAGTCTTCTTTTTTATCCTTCCAGTCTTGCCACATTGATTCTCCACCCCTGCTTCGCTGTGTACACTTCACTTGCTACTCGCTCTAGCAGTCTTGCTCCCACCTCCAGCACCTTTTTTGTGGCTCCTTTGTCTGCAAAATAGATCAATCAACAATCCTATTAGGGGCTACATTTTTCATGCAGAGAAATAACTATAGTTTTCCCAATATTGCAGTACTAAAATCACATTTATTAGGGGCAACCAAACAGCTCACTGTAAATAAAACTAACATAATCTCAAATACTGAATTATTCTCAAAGAACTTAGAACATAGTATGCTATCAAACGGGTCCAAACTGACTCACACAGATAGACTAACTGAAGACACTGACATGCCATCACTCTGTTTTCTTGTCCTTCAACTTGCTGATCGCTCTGAATGACGAATGCCCATACGGATGTAGGTCTCCGCTTCAATCGGCATGGTCCTGTCTTCGAGCTGCGGGATCCCTGGACCCACAATCTGCACGTCCGCCGGCTACTCCTGGACAACATCATCCTGCTCCTCCTCTCCAGCACTGTCGTCCAGCAGCAGAACAACCTCCTCTTCCCCGCTCTCATCCTTGCTCTGGTCCACATCTTCGCTATCACTCTCATCCTCGCTATGCTCCACATCTTCACTATCACTGTCATCCTTTCTTTGCTCCACATCACTGTCAGAGTGAACATTGGACTGATCAACCGGAGCAGGCACCGCGAGCAACACTCCGACAAGATCTGGCACTGGAAtaggaggggcgcggcggcgggagcggTACATGTACCACCTCGCAAGCTGACGCGGATCCGGGGAGTTCTCCGCTTCGTTCATAGCCCAGAGGAAAACCTGGACTGGAACAACTCCTCGAGCAGGACCAAACAACGATTTCTTCTCATTGCCCGTAAGCACTTTGATGAGACCCCTACCGTGGTCGATGAACATCTGCAAGCTGGGAAACCAGCTGCAGATCTCCTCCACATTCGCCCTCTTCTCCAGATCGCCCTGACAGAACTACCCAACTGCCTCCTCCCACTTTTCTTGAGCGCGGCGGCAATCACTTGCCGACCGCGACCTCCTTCCCTTCTTGTCCCCCATCGCCGGCGACGCCAGATGTGAGATTTGAGCACACGGAGTGAATGGGGAACAGAAGCAAAGACCTAGGGTTCGTATCTGCCAGATGAAATGGGGAATTTTTCCCCTCTGCGGCTGATAACCGCGTGTGAGGCCGGCCTGGAACGGCCCACCCAAATTAGGCCCAAATCAAAGCCGCGGCGGGCACTGTCtcggggtggtgggagtttagtcccacctcgccaacggagaggagctcgcaccggtttataaaccCACCTGAGCTAATCATCTCAAGTTCATATCTAAAGCAGGCAGCTCATTGCCTAACCAGTCTCTCTCTGCCCCGTTGGGCCTACCAGCAACTTATATACATTCAccgtgggcctgcatcctggcccaatgggttactagtcgtatgcaggccgtggggtTTCATATAAATGCTGTTGGTAAGCTggcattttttattatttatttaatttttttgcatatgtcacatgtctaattttttgcatatgtcacatgTCAAATTTTGCAAACAAGTTTGAATCATTAAATTTTTAAATTATAAATTAAATTtaaaatttaaaaatattaaaaatatttggACCAAACATTTCCACCATGTGAGGATACCCAAAGTAAATTTTTAAATTTGTATtcaattttttgcatatgtcaAATGTCTAATTTTGCACACAAGTTTGAAACAAAATATGTCCTccagactgactggtcaaaacatcggtctatacctcaacggggcattgtaaagtattattgttccaaattttctttcatagccatgtgggtcaccatgtacaagaaaatttgggtgatttggaggtggtggaaaaaatcacgtatgttcaaaaactagcttaagttagaccaaatggcccctccggaatgcgatgattttttcgaccacctccaaatcacctcagttttggcacacatgatctcttgcacaaacaaagctagttttccaaggttttatagttttttgaattttttattaatttataatgccctctagactgatggtcaaaccatcggtctatacctcaagggggcattgtaaagtattatttttccaaaaaaaaattcatagccatgtttggcacatgtgggtcaccatgtacaagaaaatttgggtgatttggaggtggtggaaaaaaacacgtatgttcaaaaactagttaagttaagaccaaatggcccctccggaatgcgatgattttttcgaccaccttcaaatcacctcagttttggcacacatgatctcttgcacaaacaaagctagttttccaaggttttacatttttttgaattttttattaatttataatgccctctagactgactggtcaaaccatcggtctatacctcaagggggcattgtaaagtattatttttcctaattttctttcatagccatgtttggcacatgtggatcaccatgtacaagaagatttgggtgatttggaggtgatggaaaaaatcacgtatgttcaaaaactggcttaagttagaccaaatggcccctccggaatgagGTCATTTTCTCGACCAattccaaatcacctcaattttggcacacatgatatcttgcacaaacaaagttagGTTTCCAAGATTTTATAtttctttgaattttttattaatttataatgccctctagactggctggtcaaaacatcggtctatacctcaagggggcattgtaaagtaatATTTCTCCAAAAAtttttcatagccatgtttggcacatgtgggtcaccatgtacaagaaaatttggttGATTTGGAGGTgatggaaaaaatcacgtatgttcaaaaactggcttcagtttagaccaaatggcccctccggaatgcgatgattttttcgagcacctccaaatcacctcagttttggcacacatgatctcttgcacaaacaaagctatttccaaggttttatatttttttgaattttttattaatttataatgccctctagattgagtggtcaaaacatcggtctatacctgaagggggcattgtaaattattatttttccaaatttctttcatagccatgtttggcacatgtgggtcaccatgtacaagaaaattgggtgatttggaggtggtggaaaaaatcacgtatgttcaaaaactggcttaagttagaccaaatggcccctccggaatgcgatgattttttcgaccacctccaaatcacctcaattttgggacacatgatttcttgcacaaacaaagctagttttccaaggttttaatttttttataattttttattaatttataatgccctctagactgactggtcaaaacatcggtctatacctcaagggggcattgtaaagtattatttttccaaattttctttcatagccatgtttggcacatgtgggtcaccatgtacaagaagatttgggtgatttggaggtggtggaaagaaatcacgtatgttcaaaaactggcttaagagaccaaatggcccctccggaatgcggtcattttctCGACCAattccaaatcacctcaattttggcacacatgatatcttgcacaaacaaagctaggtttctaaggttttattttttattaatttttttattaatttataatgccctctagactggctggtcaaaacatcggtctataactctggggggcattgtaaaatattctttttccaaaatttctttgaaatttctaatgccctcttatatttgtttataatgccctcttatattttctttgaaatttataatgccctcttatatttcctttctattttttgaattttttaatttataatgccctcttatatttgtttattttttaGTGCCCTCTTATTTTTCTGTATTTTTTATTTATAAAGTAAGGTTTCCAAGATGGTAGGCTGGcccatgcttttccttttgtttaaTGCCTTTAGTTTATTTTTTTAATGCCCTCTTATATAACTTTATTAAAAATAAAGTAGATCttatttcaaatttcttttttttgcaCACATTATTTTTAACTAGTTTTACATTACTCTTGTAAATTTACATTTAATTccttcacactttgatgatggaATATTTGCTCTGTTATTGCAACATTGGTTCAAATGATGGAACATTTGATCTTTTTGCTTATTCAAATTATGCATTGATGGAATGTGTGAGGATGAACAATTATCAGTAACTTTACGAAACCCCTTGTAATATAATTCATGACAGCCAATTTGGAACATTGCCAGATTCAATATTTGGTATAATTGGCACATGCGCACAGCATGTTGCACTTGCGCACAGCATAGACAAGTGTTGCAGCATGTCTGAAGCAACACTGAAGCGCCATTTGTGATCATTGCACCATCGAAACAACAAGTAAACATGAAGGAAGCATTCACCACCAATAAAGTTAAGGCCAGACATATATAGATAGCATTAGGTACCAGGCAGTTCACAACAGATCCTGTTAAGACACACAATACATTACATTACATTAATAGAGGTAGTTTTTAACCAGTTCAGACCCAGATGCAGCTTTCcaaaagtaaaacatcatcaaataTACTGATGATGAGTACGGCTTCCAGCTTCTGATGATCAGCATGATGTAGGACTAGAGGTTAGGGTTTCTCAAGACCTTCAGGAGGGCAGAATGCTCAGCCCTGATCTTGTACTCACCACTGGAGATCGATGTAGCCCGGCAATGTTCCATCAGATGCTCCAATAATCCAGACCTGGGCTTGGGCTTGATGCAGAAGGGGCAGCGGTACTTTTCCGTCCTCCAGTTATGGTACATACCAGGTCCTTGGGTCCTGATCTTCAACACCACCTTCTCTTCAAACGACTCGACGTTCCCCTCGAccacatcatctccagattcatactgcacacattaatgactggcattaatacattatgcattcaaataCTATAAACACACCAACTcaatgcacaaataacatttcaactaggccttacctcatacggctcatcttcatcagagtcatatgggtagaacccagtcttgtcccacttcctcttgttgcccacaaccacaagatcctcctcctcctgctatattgtcaaacaagcacatcaattacaatgaattgaattgcagttcaaagaatgtcattacacacaaaattgtgaatgtgaaccacattggtatgttgcaagtgaccaaatgctttccttataaatacagaatCTAAGCAATCAATCAACAGACAAATGCTTTCCTTCATAAATGCTATTGAAAATCCAAGCTGGATTCTTGACATTCCCTGGATTAACCCAACACTTTTCTTTTGAAGgaatccccccccccacacactacttaatggaaacatatagtatattttgttgctaggatcctGCCTTGGAATGTTTACTTCATAGTTATACAATGCTGACATCCTAGCTGCATATTTTTGTAATTCATCATAAGTATTTGCAAAAGAGGAAAATCTCTGGCCAGGTTAATTTTATGAGGCTCGACAATAGGCCTGCCTACAACATTTGATTTATAAAATTTTGGGCAAGGACAATATTTCAAGGCCATCTTACTGTTTTTGAGGCCACCCTTCTGCAATTGTAAAGTGAGTTATCTCTTAGCCCCCTAAATATAAAATTACATCCATTGCTACTAATTACACAAGCCAACTACAATTTTTAATATGCACAAATGACTGTTTTTGGGATAATGCAGCAAAGCTCctacacatattaacataatgcagtagttaattaggtacaacttcaactataaatgcatacatctccaacaaacatctaaaatttcattacttacctaaacaacaacaaattatactatagatgaatcttgtatcatctaaatcaattcattggcatatcaaaattaatgcattccaaatcaaatatgtttccatccagtatcattgaaccacagatcaaatcaaataatcatatatgtctgcagcattgaactacagatctaataatcatatgacGTCTATCTGACCTTAAATTCCGCCTTAAATAAGGTATTAAACCTCATACTAACTAAAATCTAACAAGCAAAAATTCCACTACTAACCACTGAAAAAATCCCAAGGTGCTTTTATCTCTGAAGCAACGGCATTGGAGAGGATGTTCAATGCTGTAAGTATCTCTGAAGCAACGGCAAAATTCCACTACTAACCCAAACTAAATAAGCTTagactgccccttcccctctccttcagAAGCCCCAATCCAACACAAACAAATCCAGCCCTTGAGAAGCTCTTTTTGAGTAACATGACAACACCCATTACATGAGCACATCCTTCACTATATTTACAACCAAACTAATGCACCATCTAATCACCTCAGGTAGACATTTTCCAAAAACACAAGGACATGCACAACCCATCTCATAGCCTCTGCCTGACAGGCATCAATCAAGCATCAAAGAACTGCAACTATGACAACATGCATCAATCAAGCATCTAAGAATTGCAACTATGACAGTCATAATCCCTAGAACTGTAAAAATTccactactaatctaataagcatctaAGAACTGCAAAAATTccactactaatctaataagcatctgaaaaaacccCATCCCTCAATCCGGCTACTTCTAacctaatctaataatcatatgagGTCCACCATTCTTGCACGAATCAAATACTCAAAAACCCTAATGCAGAGAAAACCCTACATCCAACAAATCTAACCAAAAAACCTTCTGGCCACAAACCCTACAATCTAAAAACTGCCACATTAAAGTGATAAGTAGATACCTTCTGCTCCGCCTGCTCCTCGCCAgagccggcctccaccttctccacctcgtgcacctcgccagagcccgcctccaccttctgcgccttgccacagcccgcctccaccttctgcgcctcgccggagatcgccaGAGCGGGCGCATCTGGCTGGACTGCGTCGCTGCAACCCGCCCCCGCCTTCTCCAGAtctgcagcggggggggggggggcaccgcgctggacgccggcacgtcccctcacaaaggtgcccgcagcgacctgccgcgcctgctccaccagatctgcgccccaatctgggcgctcgcctcctgcgtccgccatggcgatggagaggatgcggtgagggcgacgaggaggttggagaggagagggagtggggagtggggagagggagacgatgcgGCGGGGGGAAATGATGGGCGATGCGGCCAGAGGTGGTTGCCGTCCACATTTATATGATGGGACGGTTTTGGAATCTACCCATGACACGTGCTGCCCCACGCGCGGGCGGTTCCACGCGCGCACGAAACGCCGCCATATACAAATACGTATACGGCCGGGCATACGATCTAACCGGGCCCGTACGGGCCTCCCAGGGCTCCTCGACGGCTGTACGCGGGGGCAACAAAGACGATCGTGCCCCTCGTTATGAACCGTTTTTGGTTCATCCTGGCCGTCGATGTGTTTTTCCACCTCATGTTCAGCccgggggagcaccggagcagaaacgAGTTCAGGAATAGGAGACGTCGGGAAAGAAATATTTGTGTGTGAACAGACTTGAGCAACAGGTTCTCGATGTTGGTTATTCATAACTGACCTTGAACCTTTTGTGTCATAGCCAACTGGAGAGACCGTGTGCGTCACAGAGCACGCTGCCGCGACACACCATGGCGCTCTTGTCGACCGGCGCGCCACCCTGAGCGTTGCAACAGCACATCCCATCATCGTCTCGAAGCGTCGCACTCATGTCGAGCATGCCATCGCCCGGATGCGTCGACAATGGTGTGGCATTGCGCATTGTGCCGGCGCGCGCGTTTGCTGGCCTTCACTCTGCATGTGGTATGCGCCGACCACGTCACTGGTACACGCTCAGCCACTGTCTTTTGACCTGATCAACGGGGCATGAATTGGTAGTGGAATCGGGTCAATCGCCCACGATGCCGAAAGAAGAAAtttgggggggcggggggggggggggggggggggggggggggcaaggaaaCAGTTCGACCTATCGCGTTGGGCCTAATAAAATCTAAAAAAGCAAGCAAATTCATAAAGTTGAAAAGAGGGAACCTGACTGCGGCTTTCTATTGAGAACTTCCCaattttttcaaaattacattttgGTTGTTTCTTAGCATTCAAAAAATTTGCGAAACCGGCTTCATAAAAGCAATACTTACTTTTCAGGGTATTTCCATGCCTAAATTGAAATTGTCACCGTGTTTCTTTGTATAACAATGTGTGAAATTACAGATTCTATATTCATGCTTTATCAGTAGTTTACTGCTATTTTCTAGATTTGAATTATTATTTTCTGAGATAATCTTGAGAAACTTTCCATTGCTTTATATATTATTTGTACGTACGTATATGGTCGAATAGCCCTCTAACTAAGGAGCAGGAAGAGGAATATGATTGAGAAATTGTTGCTTTCATGGAGGAGTACTTAACAGTACTTAGTTAAATTAATCTCTCCATTTTTTTGTTATTCCTGAGTTATAAACATTTTAGCTAGATGATTGTCATTGAAAGCTCAATGAAGAGATTGCATTCTCAAGTTACATGTCAAGCATGCTTAATATTCTAGTAATATTAAATCTTGGTATAGATATGCATTGTGTCTATCCCTCCATTGCTTCTAAATGTTCAATCTGCTAAATTTTAAAAAGTGGTCCCGCACCCCACATAAAGGAAGTGAAAAAATCTATCTCGGAAGATGGCAAGTCCACTAAAAACTAAAGTAAGATCTTCCAGGAAAGTAGACACGACACAAGTGTGATTCCAGTATCAGAAGCTCTGGAAAGCCGGTACGTCATTAGCGGAACAATAATTGGCACCTGAAGTATTAATCTTAAATAGTAATAAAATAAACAGACTTGTATGATCACCATACTGATTTTTAGTACTAGAATTAGTATTGCAGTACTAACTCGCCATATTTAGACAGTAATAACTCATATGGTCGCAATACTGAAAACTGGTACTTTGCTAGAGGAACAACAATTGTCACGGGCTAAATAGTCTACTAAAATTCCATTGTAACAATAATAAAAAACTATTACAATCGATTGATCGGATGTTTCTCTTTGAGTTGAGAACTAATAATTCTTTAGAAAACGAgacttttatgtaaatattaattcCAACCGTCAGATCAATTGAGATCGAGAACGATGAATTGGCGGACGCGTGGTAGCTAAGGATATTAATTTTGCACTTTGATTATAAACATTAGCTACTTTTGTCCTTATGGTCAGGAGCTAGCATATCTCTTTTCAAAATGGATCAATGAAGCGATAGTACACTAGCGCCACTATATATTTGGGAAGTGTCGGGAGCTAGCCATCATCAGTCTCTCCCTTGGGCCTTGTTGGTTTGCCACTGCTTCTAGCAACACGAAAATACGTACGCAATGGAGGAGAAAGAGAGGGTAAGCTACTAAGCTATaaggcagaaatcacatatttgacctgaggatgaaatcaaatcacaaactgacctgctttcgaaaaaaattcactctgctgaccttttcgtgtggcgcccgacagttaggcgccgcacactactatgcagcgcctctaccttaggcgtcgcacctcctgccagcgtggcagccctggtccagttgcggccccacagacagcactgcagcgcctaaggcttaggcgccacacttgtaatgtgcagcgcctaggcgctgcacattgacttaagccgcatcgggccagcccctcccagcagttcttccccctcttgctcttgctctatttacagagagtggcggcggcggcgacccctTCAGATCCCCCCCCCCACACCCCTCTCAGATCTGACGTTTTGAGGCCCGGATTCGATCTCCAATCCctcctactaggtaaactcctccgttccctttcttttcctctgTAAATGCGTTGCAATTTTAGGGATTTGCCCAAGATTAGGTGGAACCTTTGATTTGCTTGGTTTGGATCTTTGTTTGCCCAAGATTAGGTGGAACCtttgacacccccccccccccccacacacactatatgattcttgttagtgaaacctAGATTGTAATTTTTTTAGgtatatatgagatgcctagttttctagataattatgagatgttgagttttgtagctctatgtgagatgttgagtttttttagatatatatgaaatgcttagtttatttgaaatatgagaTGTTGATTTACTTGAACACATATGACATACTAGATATATATGATAATttacaatcatttattcattgtgtgagaaagagatgttgagattcttgtagatgaatacatatgagatgtttagatgaacacatatgaaatgttgagtgtttaccgatatttgagatgaactcatatatgtttattgtttgtaatttgtaaggatggtttggcttctcgacgatgtctacgacacgaaacaccgggcctacatgatgcgcgagaaggagatggtaataacgagtaatctaaatattttgcaaatttgccctaagttgaaatttacatgccctaagatttgtcattacttgtttttttgcagaagcttgaacctttgaagattcggtatcacggggtctctggtcctgccatgccttacgatgagcAGTACACACCatacatcaagcaggcaggactactcccgtggattcagttggtcagccggtccacgccgattctgaacgctccactggtgtccgctcttgctgatcggtggaggccggagacgcatagtttccatcttcggactggggagatgaccgtgacgctcgaggatgtctcgttgatcaccggtcttgctatcgacgggatgcctctctgtatgagcaccgattctgatgggtggcgcgagcagatgattgctcttatcggtatggctcctactgaggctgaggctgatgtagaggagggagaagcgaagaagaagaagagggaaaggaaagcagccggagctgctttcacgtggattcaaactcactttgcgacgtgccctccggatgccagtgatgatgtgatccagacacatgctcgtgtctacatgtggtatgttgtgtcgaggactttgtttcctgactccactggcaagaacgctccatggatgtggctgaaggcgttgaccgtcttcgatagcaaatggagctggggttcagcgactcttgcctacttgtaccgacaggtagttggtctgttttgtgatcaactcatttcttcattagcaatgcaagcttgctgtcaagttaacattgtttttctttcatatgcagctggacgatgcgtgttgcaggatcacagatagtgcaggcattggtggtaatatgctgctactttctgtatggagctgggagcgtctgcctaTTGGACGACCGAAGAGCGTTAGGTTTAATCCTTGGTATGAAGATGAACATGACGAATTACGacgccccacttgggcttacaagtgggatgtggtttccgagatgacgaacgatgtcaatctcatgtaccagaagtacgttgccgagttggacacgattacgcctgagcaggtaacGAGGTCATTACTTCAGTCATTTCTCATGTTTGCCAGAAAAAAGTCACCAATTTTGCAATTTTGCCTTAtttcataggtggaatggcagccatatggcgccGATGACAGACTTGGGTACACCCCGGAGTTTAGCATCAACCCGATGTGCTTgtgggatagggatctctggcttatgcggtgcccactgatatgcaactgggctattgagtttcatttgccacatcgcgtgtttcgtcagtttggtctgttccagcctcacccgccggaATGGGTGGATACggacaaagcacttcataggtaagagagcgTATTGACTAAGCATCGTCAATCCTTCTTGATTTTGCTAATGTTTGGTATTGTACCAtgcaggttggacaggagaaggcagcggaagataaaggactgggacaAGCATCATGCTTCGTATGTTACCCACTTCCAGCTTTGCGTGGAGCAAGCTCGTAGCAGTGCACGCGCCCAGCTTCGTGAGCATAACCcacttgcttttgataactacatacgatggcttcttgaaaatactcgagttgagatatgcccgccggcatataatgaggatattcttgaagaacccgtgaactttgaggatctatcaaaggggaagtacaacagagatgtcagggtagggcaaggagtccctgctgttccggtgattaactatgtggtaaagtgttcctTCTTTACTTTCCCGTTGGCCATATTACACATGTCTGAATGGCTAACGTGTTCATTCTTTCTCATCCGCAGCGCAgcgagatcaagaaagcagctgatgagagccagtctattctgcagaacacaccggttggaaaaggcaatgatgatggttcagtacgagcattcctcaaggtacatatcgcattcactatgagagccAATCTATGTTGCGGAGTTTGATATCTTCcacacttgttcatgttacagcgtcaggccaggaagttaaggcggttatcgaatcttctcggttgccgtgatcccgaatttgatgaaccatctgcctctaggtctggtacaccatcagacccctcatctcaccatcagggggacgatgtgagttcctcatatg encodes the following:
- the LOC123142488 gene encoding uncharacterized protein — protein: MVWLLDDVYDTKHRAYMMREKEMKLEPLKIRYHGVSGPAMPYDEQYTPYIKQAGLLPWIQLAEADVEEGEAKKKKRERKAAGAAFTWIQTHFATCPPDASDDVIQTHARVYMWYVVSRTLFPDSTGKNAPWMWLKALTVFDSKWSWGSATLAYLYRQLDDACCRITDSAGIGGNMLLLSVWSWERLPIGRPKSVRFNPWYEDEHDELRRPTWAYKWDVVSEMTNDVNLMYQKYVAELDTITPEQPHPPEWVDTDKALHSNYIRWLLENTRVEICPPAYNEDILEEPVNFEDLSKGKYNRDVRVGQGVPAVPVINYVLDDDMTLADAQLRSPYVFKPRQPRRRYTPNDFDNRGNPKVVVGTSRMASLDHEAEEEVQEEEARPPRKKKIACKRGTRNTRGSLAVNNTAAPNRQALHCTV